The following are encoded in a window of Sutcliffiella horikoshii genomic DNA:
- a CDS encoding DUF1885 family protein yields MASSAYINLVPKSKEKTLTVEHVKELLNYYKDITSKTGKQLGWEYSQAAFPYELKEKPEGKGQWFYLKGTEDRYKMILIGVGTQQATLDETEPLSYIQVTLHDQSTHGDKAKANELCKFLAKKLEAELKLFTGSIMYYYKR; encoded by the coding sequence ATGGCCAGTAGCGCTTACATTAATTTAGTTCCCAAATCAAAAGAGAAAACGCTTACCGTTGAACATGTAAAAGAGTTATTAAACTACTATAAAGACATAACATCTAAAACTGGAAAACAATTAGGATGGGAATACAGCCAGGCAGCCTTCCCATACGAATTAAAAGAAAAACCTGAAGGCAAAGGCCAGTGGTTTTATTTAAAAGGTACGGAGGATCGGTACAAAATGATTCTTATAGGAGTTGGCACACAGCAAGCCACCTTAGACGAGACTGAACCACTCTCCTACATACAAGTTACGTTGCACGACCAAAGTACCCACGGAGATAAAGCAAAGGCTAACGAACTATGTAAGTTTCTTGCAAAAAAGCTAGAGGCTGAGCTTAAACTATTTACCGGCAGCATTATGTACTACTATAAACGTTGA
- a CDS encoding DUF3055 domain-containing protein produces MNLFDKLYDNNENVPVRFVGFTTKDVRYDFGIVYTNMFFGKPLVICMQTGRSTLLDPKDITDLNHLQHVFRIDSQQEAEDLAEFFTEAIPASPFQEQYE; encoded by the coding sequence ATGAACTTATTTGACAAGCTTTATGATAACAATGAGAATGTTCCTGTTCGCTTTGTTGGCTTTACGACTAAAGATGTTAGATATGATTTTGGTATCGTGTACACGAATATGTTTTTTGGTAAGCCCCTTGTCATCTGTATGCAAACCGGCCGTTCTACCCTCCTCGACCCTAAAGACATTACTGACCTTAACCACCTTCAGCATGTATTCCGAATTGATTCACAACAGGAAGCAGAAGACCTTGCAGAGTTTTTTACTGAGGCGATACCTGCAAGTCCGTTTCAAGAGCAATATGAATAA
- a CDS encoding GapA-binding peptide SR1P has translation MGTIICQTCNSAVDHFEDEKVTTYYAKCPDCQCSEKSEDLA, from the coding sequence ATGGGTACAATCATTTGTCAAACTTGTAACAGCGCGGTGGATCACTTTGAGGATGAAAAAGTTACGACTTATTATGCAAAATGTCCAGATTGTCAGTGCTCTGAAAAAAGCGAAGATTTAGCCTAG
- a CDS encoding aminotransferase class I/II-fold pyridoxal phosphate-dependent enzyme: MTYSQNDTPLFTGLLNHAKGNPVQFHIPGHKKGAGIDPEFREFIGENALSIDLINIGPLDDLHQPKGMIKEAQDLAAKAFGADHTFFSVQGTSGAIMTMVMAVCGPGEKIIVPRNVHKSVMSAIVFSGAVPIFIHPEVDKDLGISHGITTDSVEKALQQHPDAKGVLVINPTYFGFSADLSQIVEIAHSFNVPVLVDEAHGVHIHFHEELPLSAMQAGADMAATSVHKLGGSMTQSSILNVREGLVNVNRIQSILSMLTTTSTSYLLLASLDVARKRLATEGHLLIEKTIQLANQTRDAINEIEHLHCVGPEILGRKATFDYDPTKLIISVKKLNLTGYDVEKWLRQKYNIEVELSDLYNILCIITPGDSEVETGTLLEALKELSAEFHQQAGDSGEKVKVLLPDIPVLAIAPRDAFYSETEVVPFEKSAGRIIAEFIMVYPPGIPIFTPGEIITEENLSYITRTLEVGLPVQGPEDHELKTLRVIKEHKAIR, encoded by the coding sequence TTGACATATTCTCAAAACGACACGCCATTATTTACTGGACTTTTAAATCATGCAAAAGGGAACCCGGTTCAATTCCATATTCCCGGACATAAAAAAGGAGCTGGGATCGATCCAGAATTCCGTGAATTCATCGGTGAAAATGCTCTTTCCATAGATCTAATCAATATTGGACCCCTTGATGATCTCCATCAGCCTAAGGGGATGATTAAAGAAGCCCAAGACCTTGCAGCAAAAGCTTTTGGAGCTGACCATACATTTTTCTCCGTACAAGGTACAAGTGGAGCCATCATGACAATGGTAATGGCTGTATGCGGGCCTGGAGAGAAAATCATCGTACCAAGGAATGTTCATAAATCTGTCATGTCTGCCATTGTTTTTTCAGGAGCAGTTCCAATCTTTATCCACCCAGAAGTGGACAAAGACTTAGGAATCTCTCACGGGATCACGACAGACTCTGTGGAAAAGGCGCTTCAGCAACATCCTGACGCAAAGGGTGTTCTTGTCATTAACCCAACTTATTTTGGCTTTTCAGCTGATTTAAGCCAGATTGTTGAAATTGCTCATTCTTTTAACGTCCCTGTTCTTGTGGATGAAGCGCACGGTGTTCATATCCATTTCCATGAGGAACTTCCTTTATCCGCTATGCAGGCCGGAGCTGACATGGCTGCGACAAGTGTCCATAAGCTTGGAGGCTCTATGACACAAAGCTCTATATTGAATGTACGAGAAGGATTGGTGAATGTAAATCGCATTCAAAGCATTTTAAGTATGTTAACCACTACATCCACCTCTTACCTACTATTGGCTTCGTTGGATGTTGCAAGGAAACGACTTGCCACCGAAGGACACTTGCTTATAGAAAAGACGATCCAACTTGCCAACCAAACACGGGATGCTATTAATGAAATTGAGCATTTACATTGTGTAGGACCTGAAATCTTAGGCAGAAAAGCAACCTTTGACTATGACCCGACGAAGTTGATTATTTCTGTAAAGAAATTAAACCTTACAGGGTATGATGTCGAGAAATGGCTTCGTCAAAAATATAACATCGAAGTGGAGCTTTCTGACCTCTATAACATTCTTTGTATTATCACACCTGGAGACTCAGAGGTGGAGACTGGAACGTTATTAGAAGCCCTTAAAGAGTTATCAGCAGAGTTTCATCAACAGGCTGGAGATTCCGGTGAAAAAGTAAAGGTTCTTCTTCCCGACATTCCGGTGTTAGCGATTGCACCACGCGATGCCTTCTACTCTGAAACGGAAGTTGTTCCGTTTGAAAAATCTGCCGGCCGTATTATCGCAGAGTTTATCATGGTGTATCCTCCAGGCATTCCAATTTTCACTCCTGGTGAGATCATAACAGAAGAAAACTTGTCCTACATTACAAGAACGTTAGAAGTAGGACTGCCAGTACAAGGTCCCGAAGATCATGAATTGAAAACCTTAAGAGTAATTAAGGAACACAAAGCAATTCGATAA
- a CDS encoding NAD(P)H-dependent flavin oxidoreductase, whose product MKWETRITKLLNIKYPIIQGGLAYLAYADLAAAVSNAGGLGQITAMSLESPELLREEIRKVRRMTDKPFGVNYAIGQHGRPFEHMLDIALEEEVPVISMTGGNPAPIFKRLEGSVCKKLVLVAARRQAEKAEELGADAVMVVGQEGGGHLGKNDLGTMVLVPKVVDALKIPVIASGGIGDGRGMMAALALGAEGIEMGTRFIATKECLHAHPIYKERLVSGTENDTVVIKRSLGAPARAIQNTWTEQILKIEQEAKGYEGLKDFISGTANKRYIYDGKTDSGYAWAGQVMGLIEDVPSVDQLLSRMVKEAENIREKWTN is encoded by the coding sequence ATGAAATGGGAAACAAGAATAACCAAACTTTTAAATATAAAATATCCAATTATCCAAGGTGGACTTGCTTATTTAGCATACGCTGACCTGGCTGCCGCGGTTTCGAATGCAGGAGGTTTAGGGCAAATAACGGCAATGAGTTTGGAAAGTCCAGAATTATTAAGAGAAGAGATTCGAAAGGTTAGAAGGATGACGGATAAGCCTTTTGGTGTGAACTATGCAATTGGCCAACATGGAAGACCTTTTGAGCATATGTTGGATATTGCTTTGGAAGAAGAGGTTCCGGTCATCTCCATGACAGGGGGAAACCCTGCACCGATTTTCAAAAGGCTAGAGGGCTCAGTTTGCAAAAAGTTAGTTCTGGTAGCAGCTCGCAGACAAGCAGAAAAAGCGGAAGAGCTAGGTGCTGATGCCGTCATGGTCGTAGGACAGGAAGGAGGAGGTCATCTAGGCAAAAATGACCTAGGTACCATGGTATTAGTTCCAAAAGTAGTAGACGCCTTAAAGATACCTGTCATCGCTTCAGGAGGCATTGGTGATGGGCGCGGGATGATGGCTGCATTGGCACTTGGTGCAGAAGGGATAGAAATGGGAACAAGATTTATCGCAACCAAGGAGTGCCTGCATGCTCATCCTATTTACAAAGAAAGGCTGGTAAGCGGAACCGAGAATGATACGGTAGTCATCAAAAGAAGTCTTGGTGCCCCTGCAAGGGCCATTCAAAATACTTGGACGGAACAAATATTAAAGATAGAACAGGAAGCAAAAGGGTATGAAGGATTGAAAGACTTCATTAGTGGTACTGCGAACAAGCGGTATATCTATGATGGCAAAACAGATTCAGGTTATGCATGGGCAGGGCAGGTAATGGGGTTGATCGAGGATGTGCCAAGTGTGGATCAGCTTTTGTCTAGAATGGTGAAGGAAGCGGAAAATATTAGAGAGAAGTGGACAAACTAG
- a CDS encoding UPF0223 family protein, which translates to MDFSYPISYDWSTDEIVDVIALYEAVELTYSKGVERDQLLSLYRRFKEIVPGKAEERNLANEYEELSGFSVYRTIKKAKDMNPGEQVKMSK; encoded by the coding sequence ATGGATTTCTCTTATCCCATTTCCTATGATTGGTCTACAGATGAAATTGTAGATGTTATTGCACTATATGAAGCGGTTGAGCTCACTTACAGCAAAGGCGTGGAGCGTGACCAGCTTTTATCCTTATATCGCCGGTTTAAAGAGATCGTGCCAGGCAAGGCGGAAGAACGAAACCTTGCAAACGAGTATGAGGAACTTAGTGGTTTCTCTGTTTATCGTACGATAAAAAAAGCAAAAGACATGAATCCAGGCGAACAGGTGAAGATGTCGAAGTGA
- a CDS encoding YktB family protein — MTNENFNGFKKEDFEVFTIDGLEDRMETLKSQIQPKFEQLGQYFSPSLTAMTGDEMHYHVAKHARRTKNPPKDSWVAFANNARGYKMLPHFQIGLWETHVFVWFAVIYEAPMKEAFGEILLKNVSSIREQIPSEFVWSKDHTKPEVIRQSDLTEETHKELFERLINVKKAEILCGIQIPKEEAIKLTGDETVARIEEAIQTVKGLYQMTKQTVEA, encoded by the coding sequence ATGACAAACGAAAATTTCAACGGATTTAAAAAAGAAGATTTTGAAGTATTTACAATAGATGGACTTGAAGATAGAATGGAAACTCTAAAATCTCAAATACAGCCAAAGTTTGAACAGCTTGGCCAATATTTCTCTCCCTCACTAACTGCCATGACTGGTGATGAAATGCACTATCATGTTGCCAAACATGCAAGAAGAACCAAGAACCCTCCAAAAGATTCCTGGGTTGCCTTTGCAAACAATGCACGCGGATACAAGATGTTACCACATTTCCAGATCGGCTTGTGGGAGACACATGTATTTGTCTGGTTTGCCGTTATCTATGAAGCACCGATGAAAGAAGCTTTTGGTGAGATATTACTTAAAAATGTATCGTCCATTCGCGAGCAGATTCCTTCTGAATTTGTCTGGTCCAAAGATCACACGAAACCAGAAGTTATCCGCCAATCTGATTTGACGGAGGAAACCCACAAAGAGCTATTTGAACGACTGATCAACGTAAAAAAAGCAGAAATACTTTGCGGCATACAAATACCTAAAGAAGAGGCAATCAAGCTTACGGGAGATGAAACCGTTGCGCGCATCGAGGAAGCTATCCAGACAGTAAAAGGGCTTTATCAGATGACAAAACAGACGGTGGAAGCATAA
- a CDS encoding inositol monophosphatase family protein: MNWTEIDENAKKWTREAGERIRTSFSKELMIHTKSSPDDLVTNIDQETEQFFIERIRKTYPEHQILGEEGFGDELDKLDGTVWIIDPIDGTMNFVHQQRNFAISVAVYEYGVGKIGLIYDVVHDELYHAKVGEGAYLNDTKLPQLEEVAVEKAVIGLNATWITENKRIDPTILAPLVRKVRGTRSYGSAALEMAYVATGRIDAYITLRLSPWDFAAGLILVNELGGKVTTLHGEPLNMLGQNSVFVSKPGLHEVISKDYLYKLKK; the protein is encoded by the coding sequence ATGAATTGGACTGAAATTGATGAGAATGCAAAAAAATGGACGAGAGAAGCGGGAGAACGTATTCGAACTTCTTTCAGCAAAGAATTGATGATACATACAAAATCCTCTCCTGATGATCTGGTGACTAATATTGACCAGGAAACGGAACAATTTTTTATAGAACGAATTAGAAAAACTTATCCAGAACACCAAATTCTTGGTGAAGAAGGATTTGGTGATGAATTGGACAAACTTGATGGAACGGTTTGGATTATCGACCCTATTGATGGAACGATGAACTTTGTCCATCAGCAACGTAATTTTGCTATCTCCGTTGCTGTATATGAATATGGCGTGGGAAAGATTGGGCTGATTTATGATGTGGTTCATGACGAGCTATACCATGCAAAAGTAGGGGAAGGAGCTTATTTGAACGATACGAAACTGCCACAGTTGGAAGAGGTGGCAGTAGAGAAAGCGGTTATCGGTTTAAATGCCACATGGATCACGGAAAATAAGCGTATCGACCCCACTATTCTGGCCCCGCTTGTGAGGAAAGTAAGAGGTACAAGATCTTATGGGTCGGCAGCGCTTGAAATGGCCTATGTAGCAACAGGGCGCATTGATGCATATATTACGTTGAGACTTTCCCCTTGGGATTTTGCAGCGGGACTAATACTTGTAAACGAGCTCGGTGGTAAAGTGACCACACTCCATGGTGAACCGCTTAATATGCTTGGACAAAACAGTGTCTTTGTAAGTAAACCGGGTTTACATGAAGTGATTAGCAAGGATTACTTGTATAAATTGAAGAAATAA
- a CDS encoding YlaF family protein, producing MKDIKWIFMLYAVLAAVSLGMVGIAIGERNTLGIIGAFVLFGVVMGLGFKTKRKMRENGQL from the coding sequence ATGAAGGATATTAAGTGGATTTTCATGCTTTATGCGGTTTTGGCAGCGGTTTCTTTAGGCATGGTCGGAATCGCAATCGGTGAGAGAAACACGCTTGGAATCATTGGAGCGTTTGTTTTATTCGGTGTGGTCATGGGACTTGGATTCAAAACAAAAAGAAAAATGCGTGAAAACGGACAATTATAA
- the typA gene encoding translational GTPase TypA, with product MNIRNDIRNIAIIAHVDHGKTTLVDKLLHQAGTFRTNEQVAERAMDSNDLERERGITILAKNTAINYKDTRINIMDTPGHADFGGEVERIMKMVDGVLLVVDAYEGCMPQTRFVLKKALEQNLTPIVVVNKIDRDFARPTEVVDEVIDLFIELGANEEQLEFPVVYASAINGTASTNPEKQDENMEAIYESIVEHIPAPVDNSAEPLQFQVALLDYNDYVGRIGVGRIFRGTMKVGQQVALMKLDGSVKQFRVSKLFGFIGLKRVEIEEAKAGDLVAVSGMEDINVGETVCPVDQQDALPVLRIDEPTLQMTFLVNNSPFAGKEGKFVTSRKIEERLNAQLETDVSLRVDPTDSPDAWVVSGRGELHLSILIENMRREGFELQVSKPEVIIRNIDGKKSEPVERVQIDVPEDYTGAIMESIGARKGEMVDMINNGNGQVRLIFMVPSRGLIGYTTEFLSLTRGYGIINHTFDSYQPMAAGQVGGRRQGVLVSMESGKASTYGIMGIEDRGVIFVEPGTEVYEGMIVGEHNRENDLVVNVCKMKQATNVRSATKDQTVSMKKPRLMTLEESLEYLNDDEYCEITPQSIRLRKKLLDKNERERAAKKKKFAEA from the coding sequence GTGAACATCCGCAATGATATTAGAAACATCGCAATTATCGCTCACGTAGACCATGGTAAAACAACGTTAGTGGACAAATTGCTACATCAAGCTGGGACGTTTAGAACGAACGAGCAGGTAGCAGAACGTGCCATGGACTCCAATGATTTAGAAAGAGAACGTGGGATTACTATATTAGCTAAAAATACGGCAATAAACTATAAAGATACGCGCATTAACATCATGGACACACCTGGACATGCCGACTTTGGTGGAGAAGTGGAACGTATTATGAAAATGGTTGATGGTGTACTTTTAGTAGTAGATGCTTATGAAGGCTGTATGCCTCAGACGCGCTTTGTATTGAAAAAAGCGTTAGAGCAGAACCTGACACCAATCGTAGTTGTTAACAAAATTGACCGTGACTTTGCTCGTCCAACTGAAGTTGTTGACGAAGTAATTGACTTGTTCATCGAGTTAGGTGCAAACGAAGAACAACTTGAATTCCCAGTTGTATATGCATCTGCGATCAACGGTACAGCTAGTACAAATCCTGAAAAACAAGATGAAAACATGGAAGCGATCTATGAGTCCATAGTTGAACACATCCCAGCTCCAGTTGATAACAGTGCCGAGCCGCTTCAATTCCAAGTAGCGCTTCTTGACTACAATGACTATGTAGGTCGTATCGGGGTTGGACGTATCTTCCGTGGGACGATGAAAGTTGGCCAACAAGTTGCTCTAATGAAGCTTGATGGTTCTGTAAAACAATTCCGTGTAAGCAAGCTATTTGGTTTCATCGGTCTTAAGCGTGTGGAAATTGAAGAAGCAAAAGCTGGGGACCTTGTAGCAGTTTCCGGAATGGAAGACATCAACGTAGGAGAAACAGTTTGTCCGGTTGATCAACAAGATGCACTTCCTGTTCTTCGTATTGACGAGCCAACTCTTCAAATGACTTTCTTGGTAAACAACAGTCCGTTTGCAGGTAAAGAAGGTAAATTTGTTACTTCTCGTAAAATTGAAGAGCGTTTGAATGCACAGTTGGAGACTGATGTAAGCTTGCGTGTAGATCCAACCGATTCTCCGGATGCGTGGGTTGTTTCAGGGCGTGGAGAGCTTCATTTATCCATTCTTATTGAGAATATGCGCCGTGAAGGTTTCGAGCTTCAAGTGTCTAAACCTGAAGTAATCATCAGAAATATCGATGGTAAGAAATCCGAGCCGGTTGAGCGTGTGCAAATTGACGTACCTGAAGATTACACTGGTGCAATCATGGAATCCATTGGAGCTCGTAAAGGTGAAATGGTTGACATGATCAATAATGGTAATGGTCAAGTTCGTTTGATTTTCATGGTACCTTCTCGTGGATTGATCGGTTATACAACTGAATTCCTTTCCCTTACTCGCGGATACGGAATCATCAACCACACATTTGACAGCTACCAGCCAATGGCAGCAGGTCAAGTAGGTGGACGTCGCCAAGGTGTTCTTGTTTCTATGGAATCAGGCAAAGCATCTACTTATGGTATCATGGGTATTGAAGACCGCGGCGTTATCTTCGTTGAGCCTGGAACAGAGGTTTACGAAGGAATGATCGTTGGAGAGCATAACCGTGAGAACGACCTTGTTGTTAACGTTTGTAAGATGAAGCAGGCTACTAACGTGCGTTCTGCGACTAAAGATCAAACAGTTAGTATGAAAAAGCCTCGCCTTATGACATTAGAGGAGTCTTTAGAATACTTGAACGACGATGAGTACTGTGAAATTACTCCACAATCCATCCGTTTACGTAAAAAGCTTCTTGATAAAAACGAACGTGAAAGAGCAGCGAAAAAGAAAAAGTTCGCTGAAGCATAA
- a CDS encoding YlaH-like family protein, with protein sequence MDVTQRLSFFASLFRVDESPDLGMWLLYFTILGLSILVYKLGFALKLPVLKSVVIYTFLALGSTVLTFLGIFLPVGEGLVVAALILIIYKIRLHRSKQAESTES encoded by the coding sequence ATGGATGTAACACAAAGGTTATCCTTTTTTGCTAGTCTATTCCGTGTGGATGAAAGTCCTGATCTAGGAATGTGGCTTTTGTATTTTACCATTTTAGGATTGTCCATTTTAGTTTATAAGCTTGGATTCGCATTGAAGCTGCCTGTTTTAAAGTCAGTGGTTATTTATACCTTCCTTGCTTTAGGAAGCACAGTGCTTACGTTTCTTGGAATCTTTCTTCCTGTTGGAGAAGGTTTGGTAGTGGCAGCTTTAATATTGATTATCTATAAGATTCGACTTCACCGTTCAAAGCAAGCGGAAAGCACAGAATCATAG
- a CDS encoding YlaI family protein has translation MRVKCVICDKIESIDDETLVAKRLRNRPIHTYMCDECSERIEKRTNERKATGNFKLYEQKQNQDEW, from the coding sequence ATGAGAGTCAAGTGTGTAATTTGTGATAAAATTGAAAGCATCGATGACGAAACGTTAGTTGCGAAAAGGCTTCGCAACCGACCAATTCATACATATATGTGCGACGAATGCAGTGAAAGAATTGAAAAAAGAACCAACGAGAGAAAAGCTACAGGGAATTTTAAGCTATATGAACAAAAACAAAATCAGGATGAGTGGTAG
- a CDS encoding pyridoxamine 5'-phosphate oxidase family protein, protein MPNLVENVLVEPLIEALQKETLVTISTVDYETGGPNVSAISWLFAPNEKTILLAVNAESRIVKNVSHNSELVVNLMANDSVYSIHTEATVKVERMDNVPLKLALLHLDVKVVRDVMFYGAKISVEPKFEKTYDVEAAKKLDHQVMTAVRRYS, encoded by the coding sequence ATGCCTAACCTTGTAGAAAATGTTCTTGTAGAACCACTTATAGAAGCATTGCAAAAAGAAACTCTTGTGACAATCAGTACTGTGGATTATGAAACAGGTGGTCCGAATGTGAGTGCAATCTCCTGGCTATTTGCTCCAAATGAGAAGACTATTTTACTTGCTGTTAATGCGGAGTCTCGCATTGTGAAGAATGTGTCCCATAATAGCGAATTAGTGGTTAACCTGATGGCCAATGATTCGGTTTACTCCATTCATACGGAAGCAACTGTTAAAGTAGAGAGAATGGATAATGTCCCATTAAAATTGGCGTTGTTGCATCTTGATGTAAAAGTAGTAAGGGATGTCATGTTTTATGGAGCGAAAATAAGTGTAGAGCCGAAATTCGAGAAGACCTATGATGTAGAAGCTGCTAAGAAATTAGACCATCAGGTAATGACGGCGGTCCGTAGGTATAGCTAA
- a CDS encoding YhcN/YlaJ family sporulation lipoprotein, with protein MKRYLLVTAIVTLSLTGCMNNQPRNISSENENSRIIHVKDSADVQVDRKTGQEVSAHLVELATRVPNVNDATAVVLGPYAVVGIDVNSDLDRERVSTIKYSVAESLKNDPYGATAIILADADSFVRLQEMGRDIQNGRPVTGVMEELAEIVGRVMPEIPIDLKEPVAPNPTEQNNSKLPKDQEKQLEQKQQNQSNNQKDEKRYKEVKQD; from the coding sequence GTGAAAAGATATTTATTAGTGACCGCAATCGTAACATTGTCTCTTACAGGTTGTATGAACAATCAACCAAGAAATATCTCAAGCGAGAATGAAAACTCTCGTATTATTCATGTAAAAGATTCTGCAGATGTGCAGGTGGATAGAAAAACAGGGCAGGAAGTTTCCGCTCATCTGGTGGAACTTGCTACAAGAGTTCCAAATGTAAATGATGCAACTGCTGTTGTGCTTGGTCCATACGCGGTGGTAGGGATTGATGTAAACTCTGACCTAGACCGTGAAAGAGTAAGCACCATTAAATATTCTGTGGCAGAGAGTTTGAAGAATGACCCATATGGGGCTACGGCTATCATCCTTGCAGATGCAGACTCCTTTGTTCGCTTGCAGGAAATGGGACGAGACATTCAAAACGGACGACCTGTAACAGGTGTGATGGAAGAGTTGGCGGAGATTGTTGGAAGGGTAATGCCTGAAATTCCGATTGATCTAAAAGAACCGGTAGCTCCTAACCCAACGGAGCAAAATAACTCGAAACTTCCAAAAGATCAGGAAAAACAACTGGAACAGAAACAACAGAATCAATCCAATAACCAAAAAGACGAAAAACGATACAAGGAAGTAAAACAGGACTAG
- a CDS encoding PhoH family protein, whose product MGKIYVLDTNVLLQDPYAIYSFADNEVVIPAVVLEEVDSKKRYMDEIGRNARQVSKLIDSLRATGKLHEKIPLHNGGALRIELNHRSFHQLQEIFVEKTNDNRILAVAKNLSLEEQTKEAGRTVILVSKDALVRVKADAIGLISEDFLNDRVVEVDHIYKGFLEIYVPTDTLNAFYVKGEISAAELANHPFYANQFVIMKDALGGSASAVGIIDSTGKKVKKLVFDQDHIWGIRPRNVQQTMAFEMLLRSDIPLVTLTGKAGTGKTLLALAAGLMQTEDLNRYKKLLVARPIVPVGKDIGFLPGEKEEKLRPWMQPIYDNLEYLFNTKKPGELDAILAGMGSIEVEALTYIRGRSIPEQFIIIDEAQNLTKHEVKTILTRVGERSKIVLMGDPEQIDHPYLDEYNNGLTYVVERFKDQKLAGHVKLVKGERSMLAKLAADLL is encoded by the coding sequence TTGGGTAAAATTTATGTATTAGATACGAACGTACTGTTACAGGATCCATATGCAATCTATTCATTTGCAGATAATGAGGTGGTTATTCCTGCGGTGGTATTGGAAGAAGTGGATTCGAAAAAAAGATATATGGATGAAATAGGAAGGAATGCCAGACAAGTTTCCAAATTAATTGATTCCTTAAGAGCTACAGGAAAGCTTCATGAAAAAATACCTCTGCATAATGGTGGAGCGCTTCGGATTGAACTGAACCATAGAAGTTTCCATCAGCTGCAGGAAATTTTCGTGGAGAAGACAAATGATAATAGGATTCTTGCAGTCGCGAAAAATCTTTCATTGGAAGAGCAGACAAAAGAGGCTGGGCGGACCGTCATATTGGTGAGTAAGGATGCATTAGTACGCGTGAAGGCCGATGCAATAGGGTTGATTTCTGAGGACTTTTTAAATGACCGTGTCGTGGAAGTGGATCATATTTACAAAGGATTCCTCGAGATTTATGTTCCGACAGATACTCTTAACGCTTTTTATGTAAAAGGGGAAATCAGTGCCGCAGAATTAGCGAATCACCCGTTTTATGCCAATCAGTTTGTGATTATGAAAGATGCATTGGGCGGTTCGGCTTCAGCCGTTGGTATTATTGACTCGACCGGGAAGAAAGTGAAAAAACTCGTTTTTGATCAAGATCATATATGGGGAATTAGGCCGCGTAATGTACAACAAACGATGGCGTTTGAAATGCTTTTACGGTCGGATATTCCACTTGTTACGCTGACGGGTAAGGCAGGAACGGGGAAAACTCTCCTGGCGTTAGCTGCAGGACTTATGCAGACAGAGGACTTGAACCGTTATAAAAAACTGCTAGTGGCACGTCCAATTGTACCTGTTGGTAAAGATATCGGCTTCCTTCCAGGTGAAAAAGAGGAGAAGCTAAGACCGTGGATGCAACCGATCTATGACAATCTGGAATATTTATTCAATACAAAAAAACCGGGAGAACTTGACGCTATTCTTGCTGGGATGGGGTCTATTGAAGTGGAAGCATTGACCTATATAAGGGGTAGAAGTATTCCGGAGCAGTTCATTATTATTGATGAAGCGCAGAACCTTACAAAGCATGAGGTGAAAACCATTTTAACGAGGGTAGGGGAGCGGAGTAAAATTGTTCTGATGGGTGATCCGGAGCAAATTGATCATCCTTACCTGGATGAGTACAATAATGGTTTGACTTATGTGGTGGAGCGGTTTAAGGATCAGAAGTTAGCTGGTCATGTGAAGCTTGTCAAAGGGGAACGTTCGATGCTTGCAAAGCTTGCTGCAGACTTGCTATAA